A single window of Aspergillus oryzae RIB40 DNA, chromosome 8 DNA harbors:
- a CDS encoding uncharacterized protein (predicted protein): MEKIYLRNYEPVPKADHVEDSGDSDTTLTVRPRRRSVQQYLKRNLATITITGLLLILLLLVIALIAAITLQPVRQALSWEHSSVYSGSHHSGQRQCLPTTPRTRLSCGNSTDEAEALGCTYDPLSACWLHQECPHDYVKEFTEFNNGEPFIYYYDKEMTRQMKDYDEVGRNVNGFYWTSNREHLVHCLYLLRRAHDVHMRGDRLDTMLADLEHTDHCTNMLANWLRRPDPALDELGTQGQTHCFMSCS; encoded by the coding sequence atggagaagatttACCTACGCAACTACGAACCTGTCCCGAAGGCAGACCATGTGGAGGATTCTGGCGATAGCGACACTACATTGACAGTGCGGCCACGACGCCGGTCCGTGCAGCAATACCTGAAGCGCAACCTGGCCACGATCACCATCACTGGGCTCCTCCTGATCTTGCTGTTGCTAGTAATTGCATTGATTGCCGCAATCACTCTCCAACCTGTTCGGCAAGCCCTAAGCTGGGAACACTCGTCAGTCTACTCCGGCTCCCACCATAGTGGCCAGCGACAGTGTCTTCCCACAACGCCTCGGACCAGGCTCTCTTGTGGCAATTCCACCGACGAGGCTGAAGCGCTCGGTTGCACGTATGACCCACTTTCGGCCTGCTGGCTGCACCAGGAGTGTCCGCACGACTATGTGAAGGAGTTTACGGAGTTCAATAATGGCGAGCCGTTTATATATTACTACGATAAGGAAATGACCCGTCAGATGAAGGACTATGATGAAGTCGGTCGCAACGTCAATGGATTTTATTGGACTTCGAACCGGGAGCACCTGGTTCATTGTCTGTATCTCCTAAGGCGGGCCCATGATGTTCACATGCGTGGGGATCGCCTGGACACGATGCTAGCCGACCTAGAGCATACCGATCATTGTACCAACATGTTGGCAAATTGGCTGCGGAGACCAGATCCTGCGCTGGATGAGCTGGGTACCCAGGGCCAAACGCACTGCTTCATGTCGTGTAGTTAG
- a CDS encoding uncharacterized protein (predicted protein) yields the protein MSISDHALGAKFPRASSQPTVVGCPMDLVPLCIGPQSPRQIEDWLYSDRPQFAIHVVLFDDATLVTVTWMHTLTDAMGLAGFFKAWTAVLNGREEDVPEFQGIGETPLQQLGQHIAGETYVNYKFMLKGFGLLSFAFWYFFELFWYRREEQRIMCIPGRFVEQMRTESLKELRHQNKEENAPFVSESDVLFAWWTRAQTRALNPFRSRMITLMNVFDIRAAALPESASQNSALVANAVQTSLTFLRPQQILNQPLGFLASQIRHSLVQS from the exons ATGAGCATTAGTGATCATGCTCTGGGCGCCAAATTCCCTCGAGCTAGCTCGCAACCCACGGTAGTTGGCTGCCCAATGGATCTCGTGCCTCTATGCATAGGACCCCAAAGCCCACGACAGATCGAAGACTGGCTTTATTCAGACAGACCGCAATTTGCCATTCACGTGGTATTGTTCGATGATGCGACGCTGGTGACAGTTACATGGATGCACACGCTCACAGATGCCATGGGTCTggctggcttcttcaagGCGTGGACTGCCGTTCTGAACGGACGCGAGGAAGATGTCCCGGAGTTTCAGGGAATTGGCGAGACCCCATTACAGCAGCTTGGCCAGCATATCGCAGGGGAAACTTATGTTAATTATAAGTTCATGCTGAAAGGCTTTGGGTTACTGAGTTTCGCCTTCTGGTACTTCTTCGAGCTTTTCTGGTACCGACGCGAAGAGCAACGCATAATGTGTATTCCGGGACGCTTTGTGGAACAAATGCGGACCGAATCACTGAAAGAGTTAAGACACCAAAataaggaagaaaatgccCCCTTCGTCAGCGAAAGTGATGTACTTTTCGCATGGTGGACACGAGCTCAAACGAGGGCGCTGAACCCATTCCGCAGTCGCATGATAACACTCATGAACGTCTTTGATATTCGTGCGGCAGCACTTCCGGAATCCGCATCACAGAACAGTGCCCTCGTCGCTAACGCGGTCCAGACATCGTTAACATTCCTCCGCCCCCAGCAGatcctcaaccaaccactTGGTTTTCTTGCATCCCAGATCCGCCATAGCCTCGTTCAA AGCTAG
- a CDS encoding short chain dehydrogenase/reductase family protein (hydroxysteroid 17-beta dehydrogenase 11): MAPQGKRWPSREGFTVDVVGSLIHRTLLSPWKMIPLLALAQYTVKGREILESRPEVLKALKVLASLAVFSRLGAWLDRRSINNGLKDHYDWNREVVVLTGGSGGIGRRVAQLFGDRGIKVAILDIAAPEDSLPSSVRYYECDITSPENIAEVASKIRASFGKPTILINNAGILTGKTILGTTEAITRRLFDVNTLSHYWLAQEFLPDMIASNHGMVVTVASQSGYTVTPSMVDYSASKAAAIAFHEGLAAELVTRYQAPRVRTVLVTQGFTRTTLISKLSPEDTFLAPLLDPETVAEGIVDQVLTGESGNVLLPGTSGTIAQRLRGYPLWFQHFLRCRLERVMRAN, translated from the exons ATGGCACCACAGGGGAAGAGATGGCCCTCGAGAGAAG GGTTCACGGTCGACGTGGTCGGCAGCTTGATCCACCGCACCCTGCTCAGCCCCTGGAAGATGATACCCTTGCTAGCACTAGCCCAGTATACTGTCAAAGGCCGCGAAATTCTCGAGTCACGCCCGGAGGTGCTCAAGGCCCTCAAAGTGCTAGCCTCGTTGGCGGTTTTTAGTCGGCTCGGGGCATGGCTGGACCGTCGTTCCATTAATAATGGCCTGAAGGACCACTATGACTGGAACCGTGAAGTCGTGGTTCTCACCGGTGGCAGCGGCGGGATTGGACGGCGGGTCGCGCAGCTGTTCGGCGATCGCGGCATCAAGGTCGCCATCCTGGACATCGCGGCCCCGGAAGATTCATTGCCAAGCAGTGTGCGCTACTACGAATGCGATATTACTTCCCCAGAGAACATCGCCGAGGTGGCCAGCAAGATTCGGGCCTCGTTCGGCAAACCAACCATCCTAATCAACAATGCGGGTATCCTGACCGGCAAGACCATCCTCGGCACCACGGAGGCCATCACTCGACGCTTGTTTGATGTGAACACTCTCTCGCACTATTGGCTGGCACAGGAATTCCTGCCGGACATGATCGCAAGCAACCACGGCATGGTGGTGACCGTCGCCTCCCAGTCCGGCTACACCGTCACTCCCAGCATGGTCGACTACTCGGCTTCCAAGGCCGCTGCTATCGCTTTCCACGAGGGTCTGGCTGCCGAGTTGGTTACGCGCTACCAGGCTCCACGCGTCCGTACCGTACTAGTTACCCAGGGCTTCACGCGCACTACCTTGATTAGCAAGCTGTCCCCGGAGGATACCTTTTTAGCTCCTCTTCTGGACCCCGAGACAGTCGCAGAAGGCATTGTTGATCAAGTTTTGACTGGCGAGAGCGGTAATGTCCTTTTACCTGGTACCTCCGGTACTATCGCCCAGCGTCTTCGCGGTTATCCGCTGTGGTTCCAGCATTTCTTGCGGTGCCGACTAGAGCGGGTCATGCGTGCGAACTAG
- a CDS encoding 2,4'-dihydroxyacetophenone dioxygenase family protein (predicted protein), translating into MTAESSNLDHTLPSRPTPSKSAAVANNEESKLTALEKAELALADKYSSPDVYIDREKDTCWHPWLNNLELKPLRFESRTGTFVVVLRSLEDTWLGKHRHRGSVTAVTLKGEWNYKEYDWVAKPGDYVVENPGTIHTLHMSKGAEVVFTITGSLEYFHDDDTLKNTMDIFSYAHLYYEHCKKQGIKPNDGLWY; encoded by the exons ATGACCGCCGAATCATCTAATCTCGACCACACCCTCCCTTCCCGTCCGACGCCGTCGAAAAGTGCTGCTGTAGCCAACAATGAAGAGTCCAAATTGACCGCTCTCGAGAAGGCCGAGCTTGCCCTCGCAGACAAATACAGTTCGCCAGACGTTTACATcgacagagaaaaagataccTGCTGGCATCCGTGGCTTAATAATCTCGAGCTGAAGCCTTTGCGTTTCGAGTCCCGCACAGGTACATTCGTCGTCGTCTTACGCAGCTTGGAAGATACATGGTTGGGCAAGCACCGACATCGAGGCTCTGTCACTGCCGTTACCTTGAAGGGAGAATGGAACTACAAAGA GTATGATTGGGTAGCCAAACCAGGAGACTACGTTGTGGAAAACCCGGGAACAATTCATACACTCCACATGTCCAAGGGAGCGGAGGTGGTTTTCACAATCACCGGTAGTTTGGAATAtttccatgatgatgataccctGAAGAACACGATGGATATCTTCAGTTACGCTCATCTGTACTATGAGCATTGTAAAAAGCAGGGAATCAAGCCGAATGATGGGCTTTGGTACTAG
- a CDS encoding uncharacterized protein (predicted transporter (major facilitator superfamily)), producing the protein MTVLTREKKPYFGLTGGWLTFWVTVACATDMSLFGYDQGVFSGVVITRDFLEVHDLVGPEKTKTLSTVTAIYDVGCFFGAIVAFTIGEQLGRKKAILLGTTIMAIGAVLQAASFSLAQMFVGRIILGIGNGINTATAPIWQTETSQLKWRGKLVIFEMMMNIFGFCLVNWINYGLSFVGGSIAWRFPLAFQFFFLIILWSTTPWLPESPRWLIAHGRQEEATVVLSCLEAKPIDDPFVIAQRNEIEFSVRYERENSMRWRDLCQKKGNDSKTLRRLLLGAGSQFMQQFGGINIMSYYLPTVLMDSVGLSDTMARLLAACNALSYLVFSGLAVLLVERIGRRGLMLLSTFGQFLCFLIITILLRFSRISDNGEKFASASVAFFFLYYGAFGIGMLGVPWLYPTEINSLPMRTKGAAVATATDWITNFVVVEITPIGIKNIDWKFWIVWTVTNAAFLPILYFLYPETANRSLEDMDEYYRSNPANKPDRGRPTDYSKVIGKNHVLLTRTTARYTGGLWVGKYLKTCTYQEVTSPESSGKLGRLCGRAARPERFEAHARSGDLQANRHM; encoded by the exons ATGACCGTGTTAACCAGGGAAAAAAAGCCTTATTTTGGCTTGACTGGAGGATGGCTCACATTCTGGGTTACG GTTGCCTGCGCAACAGATATGTCCTTGTTCGGTTACGACCAGGGTGTCTTCA GTGGCGTGGTTATCACACGAGACTTTCTGGAAGTCCATGACCTGGTCGGTCCGGAGAAAACCAAGACGCTTTCCACTGTTACAGCGATATACGATGTAGGCTGTTTCTTCGGTGCAATCGTTGCCTTCACAATCGGAGAGCAACTAGGACGGAAAAAGGCGATCCTGCTAGGAACTACGATTATGGCTATCGGTGCTGTACTGCAGGCTGCCTCTTTCAGTTTGGCACAGATGTTTGTGGGCCGCATTATTCTGGG TATCGGCAATGGAATCAACACTGCGACTGCACCTATCTGGCAAACCGAGACATCGCAGCTGAAATGGCGTGGTAAACTGGTCATCtttgagatgatgatgaatatcttcggcttctgcctCGTCAATTGGATCAATTATGGTCTCTCCTTCGTCGGTGGTTCCATCGCTTGGCGCTTCCCGCTAGCAttccaattcttcttcttgattattCTGTGGTCCACTACACCATGGCTTCCTGAGTCCCCTCG ATGGCTCATAGCCCACGggagacaagaagaagccacAGTAGTACTCAGCTGCCTCGAGGCAAAACCCATCGATGACCCCTTCGTCATCGCGCAACGGAACGAGATCGAGTTTAGCGTGCGATACGAACGCGAGAATTCCATGCGGTGGCGAGACCTCTGTCAGAAAAAGGGGAATGACAGCAAGACCCTACGCAGACTTCTCCTCGGTGCCGGCAGTCAATTCATGCAGCAATTCGGTGGAATCAATATCATGTCATATTATCTGCCAACGGTGCTTATGGAT TCCGTCGGGCTTTCCGATACAATGGCCCGTCTGCTAGCTGCATGTAACGCCCTATCCTACCTTGTATTCTCCGGCCTCGCAGTCCTCCTAGTCGAGAGAATAGGTCGCCGAGGCTTGATGCTCCTCTCTACTTTCGGCCAGTTCCTCTGTTTCCTCATCATTACCATCCTACTTCGGTTCTCTCGTATAAGTGACAACGGCGAAAAGTTTGCCTCTGCATCAGttgcattcttcttcctctactaCGGCGCATTTGGCATCGGTATGCTCGGTGTACCTTGGCTATATCCCACGGAGATCAATTCCCTTCCCATGAGGACCAAGGGAGCGGCTGTTGCGACTGCCACTGATTG gataacAAATTTCGTCGTCGTGGAAATAACACCCATCGGAATCAAGAATATAGACTGGAAATTCTGGATCGTCTGGACGGTCACTAATGCTGCGTTTCTACCGATTCTTTACTTCCTTTATCCTGAAACAG CGAACCGAAGCCTTGAGGATATGGATGAGTATTATCGGTCTAATCCGGC aaacaaaCCAGATAGGGGTAGGCCTACTGACTATTCTAAGGTAATTGGAAAAAACCATGTCCTCCTTACTCGGACAACAGCTCGATACACCGGTGGTCTGTGGGTCGGCAAGTATCTCAAAACATGCACCTACCAAGAGGTGACTTCGCCAGAGTCCAGTGGAAAGCTCGGACGCTTGTGTGGACGAGCTGCTCGACCCGAGAGGTTTGAAGCGCATGCGCGATCTGGTGATCTACAAGCTAACAGGCACATGTGA
- a CDS encoding uncharacterized protein (3-oxoacyl-[acyl-carrier protein] reductase), which yields MVQRKDPPSEQLRAYTLLIELLSYQFAFPVRWIETQNDLIQRNNTIQRFVEVGPSNVLANMAKKTAKGQYAEEDLVRCVDRQYLSHADDAQHIYYQYDEEAPVESADNEPAQPAASSTPAAPAPVAAPPVVVQTAPQPAAQAAVAVPDVDLSAIDVVISIVAQKIRKAFDEVPAAKSIRDLSAGKSTLQNELIGQLDAEFRGLPEGSEDLALEALASHFTNFSGRPGKVMGGHIDRLVAARMPAGFNQAKIRDYLSSHWGLGLNRQTTVLCYAVTMEPAARLADAGQATQFLDSVVSRYGGKAGIALQKRAEGGASQTSAVAQVDLASLETLKKEQNEYLHKQFQLLAKHLDLDGVAQPSQTQVQGEDTDRLAEWDAEFDEEFLTGMRTIFDPRKARRYDSWWNTAREDLMALLHDIRPAAEDKASQRYQSLVNRWSPELEQMLEHSAQDDTTKEKAQMLLDDVRASGVANGPVFRYTQPAMAPETKVDANGRIQYSEVPRRQLHGENKASTLNYAQVVAARHRDVPYAHLRSRAGVDWKYDDQLTDMFLNILSTGASTGLSFTGRRVLVTGAGVGSIGADIVAGLLAGGAHVIVTTSRQPSDVAASFRQLYAKVGAPGSELIVLPFNQASKRDCEELINHIYDEQSGYGWDLDFIIPFAAISEIGRQIDKIDSKSELAHRAMLVNLLRLLGFIKQQKEKRGFDCRPTGVLLPLSPNHGNFGGDGLYSESKLGLETLFNRFHSEGWSDFLCIIGAVIGWTRGTGLMSANNIVAQGMEDSLDILTFSAPEMAFNILSLLSGDILEVADDEPIYADLSGGLQGVSDLKDKISAIRKKIVSDSRIRQALVAENLHEQKVLRGTKPAEGNVQPPLKRRSNIEPAFPPLSDYNSVTAGLQSLKGMVDLSRTVVVVGYSELGPWGSSRTRWEMEHEGRLSLEGYTELAWMMGLIKHFDGDLKGKPYTGWVDSKTKEAVDEADIEEKYGQHILGHAGIRVIEPELSEGYDPSQKEIMHEVVIDEDLPPFEAPQGVAQAFKLRHGDKVILTPIEGSESVKVVVKSGAVFMVPKAMAFNRFVAGQLPSGWDPTRYGIPEDIVAQVDPMTVYVLCCVSEAMYSAGLEDPFELYRHIHVSELANCVGTGAGGLLAMRGVYRDRYLDRPVQSDILQESFLNAMNAWTNMLLMGAAGPIKSPSGTCATSVESMDIACEAIQTLKAKVAIVGGSDDFQEEMSYEFGNMKATANAEDELEKGYLPSEMSRPTASSRSGFVESAGCGIQLVMSAELALQMGLPIYGIVAYSQMAGDKVGRSVPAPGQGVLTAARESIDAAQSPLLDVQYRKARLDEAVSEIKRWRHKESQKLIASTTSKEFKDLDAHLQHINNIAATRIRDAQWTWNNNIRHIDPTIAPMRAALATWGLSVDDIQVASFHGTSTKANDKNESNVINQQMTHLSRTVGNPLLVICQKSLTGHPKGAAGAWMFNGCLQALQTGIVPGNRNADNVDVALQQFKHLVYPSQTIHTSGIKAFMLTSFGFGQKGGLVVGIAPRYLFSTITANKFEDYRERVLQRQQKIIPVFQRRMAQGRLFQIKDQSAWTSDQEKDVFLNPQARVAQKSTGEYSFPTTVAPVASSLPARTVSDDKQLFARSSDQWLRDSISKEQGNVSVGVDIESISSVNIEDEIFLERNFTPGELKYCQGSPDKQASLSGRWAAKEAIFKSLQIPSEGAGAAMRDIEIVSNGAQPPTVLLHNRAKSAADAQKVEEVQVSITHSPESAMAIALARRRL from the exons ATGGTTCAACGCAAAGATCCACCGTCAGAGCAGCTTAGAGCCTACACATTGCTCATTGAGCTCTTGTC GTATCAATTTGCCTTTCCCGTCCGATG GATTGAAACACAAAATGATCTAATCCAGCGAAATAATACTATCCAGCGCTTCGTTGAAGTGGGACCATCCAATGTCCTGGCGAAcatggcgaagaagacagccAAGGGCCAATACGCTGAAGAGGATCTGGTGCGCTGCGTAGACCGTCAGTACCTATCGCACGCCGACGACGCCCAGCACATCTACTACCAGTATGATGAAGAGGCACCGGTGGAAAGCGCTGATAATGAACCGGCCCAACCGGCCGCCTCGTCCACCCCTGCTGCTCCGGCACCAGTGGCTGCGCCACCGGTGGTAGTTCAAACAGCGCCCCAGCCAGCTGCCCAGGCAGCTGTCGCTGTACCCGATGTCGACTTGAGTGCAATCGACGTTGTCATCTCCATAGTCGCTCAGAAGATCCGCAAAGCATTTGACGAGGTACCCGCAGCGAAGTCTATCCGCGATTTATCCGCAG GCAAATCCACATTACAGAATGAGCTAATCGGACAGCTGGACGCTGAGTTTCGCGGTCTGCCAGAAGGAAGTGAAGATCTCGCGCTAGAAGCACTGGCCTCCCACTTCACAAACTTCTCTGGACGACCTGGTAAGGTGATGGGCGGACATATCGATCGCCTTGTGGCCGCCCGTATGCCTGCAGGTTTCAACCAAGCCAAGATCAGAGACTATCTCTCCTCACACTGGGGACTAGGCCTCAATCGGCAGACCACCGTTCTGTGCTATGCGGTAACAATGGAACCGGCTGCTCGCCTCGCCGATGCCGGCCAGGCAACGCAGTTCCTAGATTCAGTGGTGAGCCGATACGGAGGAAAGGCAGGCATAGCTCTACAGAAGAGAGCGGAGGGTGGAGCGTCACAGACATCTGCTGTGGCCCAGGTCGACTTGGCTAGTCTTGAAACCCTCAAGAAGGAACAAAATGAGTACTTACACAAACAGTTCCAGCTTCTCGCCAAGCATCTGGATTTGGATGGCGTGGCGCAACCCAGTCAAACCCAGGTGCAAGGGGAGGATACTGACAGGCTGGCTGAATGGGACGCCGAATTCGATGAAGAGTTTCTCACGGGTATGCGGACGATCTTCGACCCGCGGAAGGCTCGTCGTTATGATTCATGGTGGAATACGGCCCGAGAGGACCTCATGGCCTTGTTGCACGACATCCGTCCTGCTGCCGAGGACAAGGCCTCGCAGCGATACCAGAGCCTTGTCAATCGGTGGTCACCAGAATTGGAGCAGATGCTGGAACACAGTGCTCAGGATGACAcgacgaaggagaaggctcAGATGCTGCTTGACGATGTTCGTGCTTCGGGAGTAGCCAACGGGCCAGTCTTTCGTTATACTCAGCCTGCTATGGCGCCTGAGACGAAAGTCGATGCGAACGGGCGCATCCAGTACTCTGAGGTGCCTCGTCGTCAGCTCCACGGTGAGAACAAAGCTTCCACCCTGAACTACGCGCAGGTAGTTGCAGCTCGACACCGCGACGTGCCCTATGCGCACCTCCGCAGCCGAGCCGGTGTGGATTGGAAGTATGACGACCAGCTCACGGACATGTTTTTGAATATCCTATCTACCGGAGCCTCTACCGGACTGTCATTTACCGGCAGAAGAGTACTGGTGACCGGTGCTGGAGTCGGTTCGATTGGAGCAGACATCGTGGCCGGGTTGCTGGCCGGTGGAGCGCACGTTATCGTCACCACCAGTCGTCAGCCTTCAGATGTCGCTGCATCCTTCCGCCAGCTCTATGCGAAGGTCGGAGCTCCTGGATCAGAATTGATTGTGCTGCCATTCAACCAAGCCAGCAAGCGTGATTGCGAGGAATTAATCAACCACATCTACGACGAGCAGTCGGGTTATGGTTGGGACCTCGACTTTATCATCCCCTTCGCTGCCATCTCCGAGATCGGACGGCAGATTGACAAAATCGACTCCAAGTCGGAATTGGCGCACCGTGCCATGCTGGTTAATCTGCTCCGCTTGTTGGGATTCATCAAACAGCAGAAGGAAAAACGGGGTTTTGATTGTCGGCCCACAGGTGTCTTGCTCCCCTTGTCTCCAAACCATGGTAACTTCGGTGGAGACGGCTTGTATTCTGAGTCCAAGCTGGGGCTGGAGACCCTGTTCAATCGCTTCCATTCTGAGGGCTGGTCTGACTTCCTTTGCATTATCGGTGCCGTGATCGGCTGGACCCGCGGCACGGGCCTGATGAGTGCCAACAATATCGTCGCCCAGGGTATGGAAGACTCATTGGATATACTGACATTTTCTGCCCCCGAGATGGCTTTCAATATTCTGTCTCTCCTGTCAGGCGACATCCTCGAAGTGGCGGACGATGAACCCATTTATGCGGATTTGAGTGGAGGCCTTCAAGGTGTCAGTGACCTCAAGGACAAGATTTCGGCTATTCGCAAGAAGATCGTCTCGGATAGCCGGATCCGCCAGGCGCTGGTCGCCGAGAATCTACACGAGCAAAAGGTTCTCCGAGGCACGAAGCCTGCGGAGGGTAATGTTCAACCTCCTCTTAAACGCCGCTCCAACATTGAGCCGGCCTTCCCACCTCTTTCAGATTACAACTCGGTGACAGCTGGCCTCCAGTCCTTGAAGGGAATGGTGGACCTGTCTCgcacggtggtggtggtaggTTACTCGGAGCTGGGCCCTTGGGGCTCTTCGCGTACACGCTGGGAGATGGAGCATGAGGGCCGCTTGTCTCTGGAAGGTTATACCGAACTGGCATGGATGATGGGCCTTATTAAGCACTTTGACGGTGATCTTAAAGGCAAACCATACACCGGCTGGGTTGATTCCAAGACCAAAGAAGCGGTGGACGAGGCGGATATTGAGGAGAAATATGGGCAGCATATCTTGGGCCATGCTGGCATTCGGGTGATAGAGCCCGAGCTGTCGGAGGGATATGACCCTTCCCAGAAAGAGATCATGCACGAAGTGGTTATCGATGAGGACCTCCCTCCCTTTGAAGCTCCCCAGGGTGTCGCCCAGGCATTTAAGCTGCGACATGGTGATAAGGTCATCTTGACGCCTATTGAAGGTTCAGAATCTGTCAAGGTTGTCGTCAAGAGTGGAGCTGTCTTCATGGTGCCTAAAGCTATGGCATTCAATCGGTTTGTCGCCGGTCAGCTCCCGTCCGGGTGGGATCCAACTCGTTACGGTATTCCTGAGGACATTGTCGCTCAGGTGGATCCTATGACTGTCTATGTTCTATGCTGTGTATCTGAGGCTATGTATAGTGCTGGACTAGAGGATCCATTTGAGCTGTACCGCCACATCCACGTATCTGAATTGGCTAACTGCGTCGGCACTGGTGCCGGAGGCTTGTTGGCTATGCGTGGCGTGTATCGGGACAGATATCTTGATCGACCTGTGCAAAGCGACATTCTCCAGGAGTCTTTCCTCAACGCCATGAACGCCTGGACGAATATGCTTTTAATGGGGGCTGCGGGTCCTATCAAGTCGCCCTCAGGCACATGTGCGACCTCGGTAGAGTCTATGGATATAGCCTGTGAAGCAATCCAGACACTTAAGGCCAAGGTTGCTATCGTTGGTGGCTCCGATgacttccaggaagagatgtCCTATGAGTTCGGTAACATGAAGGCCACTGCCAACGCAGAGGAcgagttggagaagggataTCTTCCTTCAGAAATGTCCCGACCTACAGCATCCTCTCGCAGTGGCTTCGTCGAGTCCGCTGGCTGTGGTATCCAACTGGTCATGAGCGCCGAGCTAGCCCTTCAGATGGGCCTTCCCATCTACGGAATAGTCGCTTACTCCCAAATGGCAGGCGATAAGGTCGGCCGGTCTGTGCCTGCACCAGGCCAGGGTGTACTCACGGCCGCCCGGGAAAGCATTGATGCGGCGCAATCACCCTTACTGGATGTGCAATACCGCAAGGCACGATTGGATGAAGCTGTCTCTGAGATCAAGAGATGGCGACACAAAGAGTCACAGAAGCTCATCGCGTCCACGACCTCTAAAGAGTTCAAAGATCTCGATGCGCACCTGCaacacatcaacaacatcgcCGCGACCCGCATCCGGGATGCTCAATGGACATGGAATAATAACATCCGTCATATAGATCCCACTATTGCTCCCATGCGCGCCGCCCTGGCAACGTGGGGGTTGAGTGTCGACGACATTCAAGTGGCGTCCTTCCACGGCACGTCAACCAAGGCCAatgacaagaatgaaagcaACGTTATCAACCAGCAAATGACTCACCTGTCGCGCACGGTTGGCAACCCACTTCTCGTCATATGCCAGAAATCCCTAACAGGCCACCCGAAGGGTGCAGCCGGAGCGTGGATGTTCAATGGCTGTCTCCAGGCTCTCCAAACCGGAATTGTACCCGGCAACAGGAATGCAGATAATGTCGACGTGGCGCTCCAGCAGTTCAAACATCTGGTTTACCCATCACAGACGATCCATACATCAGGTATCAAGGCATTCATGTTGACATCGTTCGGCTTCGGACAGAAGGGTGGCCTCGTTGTTGGTATCGCCCCTCGCTATCTCTTCTCCACTATTACGGCCAATAAGTTTGAAGATTACCGCGAGCGGGTGCTTCAACGCCAGCAAAAGATTATTCCCGTGTTCCAAAGGCGTATGGCACAGGGCCGTCTTTTCCAGATCAAAGATCAGTCGGCTTGGACAAGTGATCAAGAAAAGGACGTCTTTCTCAATCCCCAGGCCCGTGTCGCTCAGAAGTCTACTGGCGAATACAGCTTTCCAACGACGGTTGCCCCAGTTGCATCATCACTGCCCGCGAGAACTGTTTCCGACGACAAGCAGCTCTTCGCTAGATCTTCTGATCAATGGCTGCGCGACAGCATAAGTAAGGAGCAGGGAAATGTGTCCGTTGGTGTAGACATTGAGTCTATCTCCAGTGTCAATATCGAGGATGAAATATTCCTGGAACGCAACTTCACGCCAGGGGAGCTCAAATACTGTCAAGGTAGCCCAGATAAGCAAGCAAGCCTTTCAGGGCGCTGGGCGGCCAAGGAAGCGATCTTCAAGAGTCTACAGATACCGTCTGAAGGTGCAGGCGCTGCGATGCGGGATATTGAGATTGTCAGCAATGGTGCTCAGCCACCAACCGTTCTG CTTCACAATCGGGCCAAATCGGCTGCCGATGCCCaaaaggtggaagaggtcCAGGTTAGTATCACGCACTCCCCAGAGAGTGCCATGGCTATTGCTTTAGCGCGACGTCGTTTATAG